Part of the Chloroflexota bacterium genome, CCAGCATCCTGGTCTGCGCCACTCGGACGCCTAAGATGCGCAGGCCGACGATCTCGCGCGCCAAATCGCGGCGCATCGTCTCGACTTCGGGCAGCTCCGCCACGTGGCGCACGTACCTCCAGGGGATGGCGCCGATATGGTACAGGCCCCGGCCCTGTCCCTCGATGGGGAGAACGGCGCTTACCCTGCACCCAGTCGCTTCGCCATCCAGTCGGCCAGGTAGTTCCGCCGGTCGTGGCGCTTGGTCCCATGCCCCACGCCGTCCACCATCTCGCGCTCGGCGCTCGTCGCTTCCTGATAGAGGCGCAGCGCACCGCGCGGGTCCATGATCCGATCGTCGTGACTGAACCCGATGCAGAGCGGGCACTCGATCTCCTTCGCGCGCCCTTCCAACGAGAACGCCCCGATCTTCTCCCGGGCATCGGCCAAGTTCTCGGCGCCGATGAGCCAGCGCAGCCGCTCTCGAATCGGCGGATAGTAGTCGAAGATGTCGTCGCGCAGATTGAAGGCCCCGCTCCACACGGCGACCGCTTTGATCCGCTTCTCGGCCGTGGCGCAGCGCGGCGCGGCGTAGCCGCCCATGCTGGAGCCATGGATCCCGATGCGCTCTGGATCGACGTCGGCGCGCGTGACGAGATAGTCGATGACCGCCTTCGCCACGCGCTCGCTGTCTGGCGGCGCATAGAGCTTCTTCAATCGCAGGCTGCCGCCATGGCCGGGCCCGTCGACGTCGATAAACGCCATGCCTCGGCGCAGGAACTGCGCGGCGCCGCCGCCTTCCCCCTCAGCGCCCCGGAGCAAGATGCCATCCGCGCCGGCGTAGTTGTAGACGACCGGCGCCCGGCCGCCGGCGACTCCCCGCGCGGGGTAGAAGAGCCCGTCCAGGACCTGTCCCTCGTAGGGGACCTGCACGCGCTCGAACGGAGGAGGGACCAGGCTCCACGCTTTGTCGAAGCACTCCCGCAGCTTGTCGTAGGTCGGAAGCATCCGTGGCTCGCTCTCCGGCATGAAGACCAGCGCCCGGCGGTAGAAGTCCGCCGCTCGCCGGTAGTACTCGTGCGCCGTTACCGCGCACTCGTCCGCTTCGAACGTGGCCGCCAGCTTCTCGTTCTCCTGCGCCACAGCCGTCCATTCGTCGTACCAGCTTGCTGGGTTGTATGGCTTGACCCGCCGCGCCACGCGCAGCACGTCCGGATCCGGATGGTTCGCGGACACGGTCATCCGGATCTCGAGCTGTCCCCCGCCCGGTAGCCCGCCGACGGAAAACAGTTCCTTCTCCCATTCCTCGCTCTGGCGAGCGACCATCTGCATACGTCTGCCTCCTCCTGCCGTCCGCCAGCGTCAGGCTCTGGCGTCCGGGTGGTTCCGCGCCGGTCCGTCGCGGATGGCGGATGCGATCCGCGTGTTCCAGGATATCGGAGATGAACCCGGCCCGCTTGACCAGCGTTCGGCGCAAGCCGCATAGTTGGGCTAGCAGGATGCGAGAAAGTGCGCGAAACGGTTCCTGGTGAGCTTGTCCACGCACGCCCCGCCCTTCGACAAGCTCAGCGCGAACGGCTAGTCGGGGTCCTGCCAGGCGCGCCAGCGCACATTCCTGGAGGATGCGATGACGTTCACTGACGTCCGGGCCTTCATCGACCGGGTTGAAGACCTT contains:
- a CDS encoding prolyl oligopeptidase family serine peptidase yields the protein MQMVARQSEEWEKELFSVGGLPGGGQLEIRMTVSANHPDPDVLRVARRVKPYNPASWYDEWTAVAQENEKLAATFEADECAVTAHEYYRRAADFYRRALVFMPESEPRMLPTYDKLRECFDKAWSLVPPPFERVQVPYEGQVLDGLFYPARGVAGGRAPVVYNYAGADGILLRGAEGEGGGAAQFLRRGMAFIDVDGPGHGGSLRLKKLYAPPDSERVAKAVIDYLVTRADVDPERIGIHGSSMGGYAAPRCATAEKRIKAVAVWSGAFNLRDDIFDYYPPIRERLRWLIGAENLADAREKIGAFSLEGRAKEIECPLCIGFSHDDRIMDPRGALRLYQEATSAEREMVDGVGHGTKRHDRRNYLADWMAKRLGAG